A portion of the Thermoanaerobaculia bacterium genome contains these proteins:
- a CDS encoding SDR family oxidoreductase, with amino-acid sequence MIETGLSGRVVVVTGAAAGIGLAVARRFAREGARVAAWDVAHLPGLEEELASAAPAGAGEAMVARVDVTDRAAVEAATAAVVARWGRYDVLVNNAGIVRDAQLVKWKDGAVASLMEDDAFDAVVAVNFKGVFLCARAAAPHMIRAGAGAILNASSVVGLYGNFGQTNYAATKSAVITMTRTWSRELGRYGIRVNAVAPGFIATEILAAMPPKVLDGMVGHTPLGRMGRPEEIAEAYLWLASDAASYITGAVLSVDGGLVTGT; translated from the coding sequence ATGATCGAAACCGGACTCTCCGGCCGCGTCGTCGTCGTCACCGGCGCCGCGGCCGGTATCGGCCTGGCGGTCGCCCGCCGCTTCGCGCGTGAAGGTGCGCGCGTCGCGGCGTGGGATGTCGCCCATCTCCCCGGCCTCGAAGAGGAGCTCGCAAGCGCGGCCCCTGCCGGCGCCGGCGAGGCCATGGTCGCGCGCGTCGACGTCACCGATCGCGCGGCGGTGGAGGCCGCCACGGCCGCCGTCGTCGCGCGTTGGGGGCGTTACGACGTTCTCGTCAACAACGCCGGCATCGTGCGCGACGCTCAGCTCGTGAAGTGGAAGGACGGCGCGGTCGCCTCGCTCATGGAGGACGACGCCTTCGACGCCGTCGTTGCCGTCAACTTCAAGGGCGTCTTTCTCTGCGCCCGCGCCGCGGCGCCGCACATGATACGGGCGGGGGCGGGTGCAATCCTCAACGCCTCCTCAGTCGTCGGTCTCTACGGCAACTTCGGCCAGACCAACTACGCCGCGACGAAGAGCGCCGTCATCACGATGACCCGCACCTGGTCGCGCGAGCTCGGACGCTACGGCATCCGGGTGAACGCGGTCGCGCCGGGATTCATCGCCACCGAGATCCTCGCCGCCATGCCACCGAAAGTTCTCGACGGCATGGTCGGGCACACCCCGCTCGGCAGGATGGGACGTCCCGAGGAGATCGCCGAGGCCTATCTCTGGCTCGCCTCGGACGCCGCCTCCTACATCACCGGCGCGGTCCTTTCGGTCGACGGCGGGCTGGTTACCGGAACATGA
- a CDS encoding AMP-binding protein has translation MISADVLGERARLTPDAPALVVVDPPLRLSYRELEERARRAALVLRELGAAPDDRVALLAHNRVEFLDLFFAAGKGACVLVPLGTRLTAHEIAPILADSGARMVVYGGEFATLVESLRALPEAAAVATWIALDAPLAPGDRPFAELAAAANPAGFLPARRTPEDLYCLLYTSGTTGRPKGVMIPHRQVAWNGYNTVASWQLTATDVSPIFTPLYHAGGLFAFLVPIMTIGGTIVLHRDFDPAEIWSTVERERCTVILGVPTIWKLLAEAPEFAAADLSSVRCLYSGGAPLPTWIAELYQRRGLAFKQGFGMTEVGVNCFAMTIADSVRKLGSIGKAMMHTEVRLVGPDGHDVPTGEVGELWFRGPHVSLGYWRNPEATAAAYGADGWFRSGDLARRDDEGFFTIAGRAKEMIISGGVNIFPAEIEAVLLQHPGVRDAAVVGVEDPTWGEVGVAFVVPLAPAGAAGSGGSDGSGSALLPSLLEFVGARLARFKLPKEIVQLPELPRTAYGKVIKGKLRARYLSDKASHSPADRDKIHE, from the coding sequence ATGATCTCCGCCGATGTGCTCGGCGAGCGCGCCCGGCTCACCCCCGACGCGCCGGCGTTGGTGGTCGTCGATCCACCGCTGCGCCTGTCCTATCGCGAGCTCGAGGAGCGGGCGCGGCGCGCCGCGCTCGTCCTCCGGGAGCTCGGTGCCGCTCCGGACGACCGCGTAGCGCTCCTCGCCCACAATCGGGTCGAGTTCCTCGACCTCTTCTTCGCCGCCGGCAAGGGGGCCTGCGTCCTCGTGCCCCTCGGCACGCGGCTCACCGCGCACGAGATCGCGCCGATCCTCGCCGACAGCGGGGCACGAATGGTGGTCTACGGCGGCGAGTTCGCGACGCTCGTCGAGTCGCTGCGTGCGCTGCCCGAAGCGGCGGCGGTCGCGACCTGGATCGCGCTCGATGCACCGCTCGCCCCCGGAGACCGGCCGTTCGCCGAGCTCGCCGCCGCGGCGAACCCAGCCGGTTTCCTTCCGGCGCGGCGCACGCCCGAGGACCTCTACTGTCTCCTCTACACCTCGGGAACGACGGGCCGCCCGAAGGGCGTGATGATCCCGCACCGGCAGGTGGCCTGGAACGGCTACAACACCGTTGCCTCGTGGCAGCTCACCGCCACCGACGTCTCGCCGATCTTCACCCCGCTCTACCACGCGGGCGGCCTGTTCGCCTTCCTGGTGCCGATCATGACCATCGGCGGCACGATCGTCCTGCATCGCGACTTCGACCCGGCCGAGATCTGGAGCACGGTCGAACGGGAGCGCTGCACGGTGATCCTCGGCGTGCCGACGATCTGGAAGCTCCTGGCCGAGGCGCCGGAGTTCGCCGCCGCCGACCTCTCCTCGGTGCGCTGCCTCTACTCGGGCGGCGCGCCTCTCCCGACCTGGATCGCCGAGCTCTACCAGCGGCGGGGCCTCGCCTTCAAGCAGGGTTTCGGAATGACCGAGGTCGGCGTCAACTGCTTCGCCATGACGATCGCGGACTCGGTCCGCAAACTGGGTTCGATCGGCAAGGCGATGATGCACACCGAGGTCCGTCTGGTCGGCCCGGACGGCCACGATGTCCCGACCGGCGAGGTGGGCGAGCTCTGGTTCCGCGGTCCCCACGTGTCGCTCGGCTACTGGAGGAACCCCGAAGCGACTGCGGCGGCCTATGGCGCCGACGGCTGGTTCCGCTCCGGCGACCTCGCACGTCGCGACGACGAGGGCTTCTTCACGATCGCCGGCCGCGCCAAGGAGATGATCATCAGCGGCGGCGTCAACATCTTCCCGGCCGAGATCGAAGCGGTGCTGCTGCAGCACCCGGGCGTGCGCGATGCCGCGGTCGTCGGCGTCGAGGATCCGACCTGGGGCGAGGTCGGAGTCGCCTTCGTCGTGCCGCTCGCTCCCGCCGGCGCCGCCGGCTCCGGTGGCTCCGATGGCTCCGGGAGTGCTTTGCTCCCGTCGCTCCTCGAATTCGTCGGGGCGCGCCTGGCGCGCTTCAAACTGCCGAAGGAGATCGTCCAGCTCCCGGAACTGCCGCGCACCGCCTATGGCAAGGTGATCAAAGGCAAGCTCCGGGCGCGCTACCTCTCCGACAAAGCGAGCCATTCACCCGCCGATCGCGACAAGATTCACGAATGA
- a CDS encoding alpha/beta hydrolase produces the protein MPDRRSAGACVARVAGVFGAAGATALLAGTLLAQTEGPSLEKLEKYRRDALVAGGFAPLVLGGETDRQVSLVHGKGQPLLFLHGVGNQGGSWFEVAPAFVTRYRVVVPDLPGHGESAPATGDLPMATVVAGAERLLLAVTTERPAIVVGNSMGAWIATLLALRHPERVERIVLVNGGPLPGAPGGPSLLPQNREQAAQLMAMLRDPAAPPLPDWLLDDLVRRAPTGPTARMMRDIPGLVAHMLIGRLGEVKTPADLLWGASDQLMKTSYAEQLLAQFPAARLTLLEHCGHIPALECAPAFVAALDKLLAAPLPAPVAPIGAPAPGGATSPRE, from the coding sequence ATGCCTGACCGCCGCAGTGCGGGCGCCTGTGTCGCTCGAGTCGCGGGTGTCTTCGGAGCTGCCGGAGCCACCGCCCTCCTTGCCGGCACCCTCCTCGCGCAAACCGAAGGACCGTCGCTCGAGAAGCTCGAGAAGTACCGTCGCGACGCCCTTGTCGCCGGCGGATTCGCTCCGCTGGTACTGGGTGGCGAGACCGATCGCCAGGTCTCGCTCGTCCACGGCAAGGGGCAGCCGCTCCTCTTCCTGCACGGCGTCGGCAATCAGGGGGGGAGCTGGTTCGAGGTGGCGCCGGCCTTCGTCACGCGCTACCGCGTCGTCGTGCCGGACCTGCCCGGGCACGGCGAGAGCGCCCCCGCGACCGGCGACCTGCCGATGGCGACGGTCGTCGCCGGCGCCGAGCGCCTGCTCCTCGCGGTGACCACGGAGCGACCGGCCATCGTCGTCGGCAACTCCATGGGGGCGTGGATCGCGACTCTCCTCGCCCTGCGCCACCCGGAGCGTGTCGAGCGGATCGTGCTGGTCAACGGCGGGCCACTGCCGGGCGCACCGGGTGGACCCTCCCTGCTGCCGCAGAACCGCGAGCAGGCCGCGCAGCTGATGGCGATGCTGCGCGACCCGGCGGCTCCGCCGCTCCCCGACTGGTTGCTCGATGACCTCGTCCGTCGGGCTCCTACCGGTCCGACGGCCCGGATGATGCGCGACATCCCGGGTCTCGTCGCGCACATGTTGATCGGCCGCCTCGGCGAGGTGAAGACTCCGGCCGACCTCCTCTGGGGCGCCTCTGACCAGTTGATGAAGACCTCCTACGCCGAGCAGTTGCTGGCGCAGTTTCCCGCCGCCCGCCTGACCCTTCTCGAGCACTGCGGGCACATTCCGGCGCTCGAATGCGCGCCGGCTTTCGTCGCTGCGCTCGACAAGCTCCTCGCGGCGCCGCTCCCCGCTCCGGTAGCACCCATCGGCGCGCCCGCTCCAGGCGGCGCCACGAGCCCGCGGGAATGA
- a CDS encoding TetR/AcrR family transcriptional regulator, protein MTAKVRQLEKSEASIAAVLDAGLALFSTQGYRATTLRQIAERAGLSVGNIYHHFPDKHAIYQRLIEIYWERLVDPNLALNQVFARGNFPEDLEELADAIEQVVDENGPHILLIYLDVIEFQGEHIRAFYEGMAARFSAAYGPRFAQRKQAGDFGDADPMVAVMLASRWFFYFFTVEKCFGAPLHFGMTPKQAVGEFIRLLRFGLVPRTTAESLPPSTQSSARKSPAATATTTRSRTKKRGK, encoded by the coding sequence ATGACAGCCAAAGTGCGGCAGCTCGAGAAGTCGGAGGCCTCCATCGCGGCGGTACTGGACGCCGGGCTGGCCCTCTTCTCGACCCAGGGCTACCGCGCCACGACGCTGCGCCAGATCGCCGAGCGCGCCGGGCTCTCGGTCGGCAACATCTACCACCACTTTCCGGACAAGCACGCGATCTACCAGCGGCTGATCGAAATCTACTGGGAGCGCCTGGTCGACCCGAACCTCGCGCTCAACCAGGTGTTCGCCCGCGGTAACTTCCCCGAGGACCTCGAAGAGCTCGCCGACGCGATCGAGCAGGTGGTCGACGAGAACGGTCCCCACATCCTGCTCATCTATCTCGACGTCATCGAGTTCCAGGGCGAGCACATCCGCGCCTTCTACGAGGGGATGGCGGCGCGATTCTCGGCGGCGTACGGCCCGCGATTCGCGCAGCGCAAACAGGCCGGCGACTTCGGCGATGCCGATCCGATGGTCGCGGTGATGCTCGCCTCGCGCTGGTTCTTCTACTTCTTCACCGTCGAGAAGTGCTTCGGCGCGCCGCTCCACTTCGGCATGACGCCGAAGCAGGCGGTCGGAGAGTTCATTCGTCTGCTGCGCTTCGGCCTCGTGCCGCGAACCACCGCCGAGAGCCTGCCGCCTTCCACCCAATCGTCCGCCCGGAAGAGTCCGGCGGCCACAGCCACGACCACCAGGTCCAGAACCAAGAAAAGGGGCAAGTGA
- a CDS encoding TonB-dependent receptor, with product MTEPADVTAIETAAPPRRWRLVAPLAVLALFGLGLPPADAQENTPPPAGAPAATPEEDVAAEAKAAEEEGMEQVGEEIVVTARRREENLQEVPIAVTVVTGDRLEETAAADISELQGQVPNLAIYQGRNQSSTLTAFMRGIGQADPLWGVDPGVGLYIDDVYLARPQGALLDVYDVGRIEVLRGPQGTLYGKNTIGGAIKYVSRPLTDDTSAMISVSPGTQSNLDLRASFAGALIPGKVRGKLAIASLQHEGYGTNLYTGRDVSDRKTLAARGGLDWLVSEDVKVAVSLDFTRDDAEPKGYQRLAANPLCPLFLGATCPPLDDRWDTQSGLAPVNGTDSMGASMVISWDVNDAWLFKSITAYRESDSENNIDFDTTPARITDVQATYYDNQVSQEFQFIYDAGSKLTGVLGLYYFDGEAGGLVKNIFLNRIFGTTDGKTLTDSLALFGEGSYAFSDQWTFNLGLRATRETKNGIAFNAGYTNDTFTVVNAITADYDKEETFDSIAPKLGVDYRFSDSAMGYFTLSRGFKSGGFNVRAQSTIFPESAEPFDDEVLTVGELGLKSTLAGGQLVMNSAIFYGTYEDVQVSTFTAYDSNGDGTEDAFFGNFLNAGNATMKGVEVEFDFSSHSVEWFGLNGFVSYLDLTPDEFLDENNDGFVDTQVITNAPEFTGGLHVNFDFPAFGGLLTASVGGAYRDDAILTNEGGPYPGRPGQPLLPISQPAYELYDAWVSWLSPNANWRLALNGKNLTDEEYLTNGYNIPSLGILTGSYGAPRTFMATVEFRFF from the coding sequence ATGACAGAACCCGCGGATGTGACGGCGATCGAGACCGCAGCACCTCCCCGAAGGTGGCGCCTCGTCGCCCCGCTGGCCGTGCTGGCGCTTTTCGGCCTCGGCCTGCCGCCCGCCGACGCGCAGGAGAATACCCCCCCGCCCGCCGGCGCGCCTGCAGCGACGCCGGAGGAGGACGTCGCGGCCGAAGCGAAGGCCGCCGAAGAGGAGGGCATGGAGCAGGTCGGCGAGGAGATCGTCGTCACGGCGCGCCGACGCGAGGAGAATCTGCAGGAGGTACCGATCGCCGTCACCGTGGTCACCGGCGACCGGCTCGAGGAGACCGCCGCGGCCGACATCTCCGAGCTCCAGGGGCAGGTCCCCAACCTCGCGATCTACCAGGGCCGCAACCAGTCGTCGACGCTCACCGCCTTCATGCGCGGCATCGGCCAGGCCGACCCGCTCTGGGGCGTCGACCCGGGCGTCGGCCTCTACATCGACGACGTCTACCTGGCGCGCCCGCAGGGAGCGCTGCTCGACGTCTACGATGTCGGGCGCATCGAGGTGCTGCGCGGACCCCAGGGCACGCTCTACGGCAAGAACACGATCGGCGGCGCGATCAAGTACGTCAGCCGTCCACTCACCGACGATACTTCCGCCATGATCTCGGTCTCGCCCGGCACGCAGTCGAATCTCGACCTGCGCGCCAGCTTCGCCGGCGCACTCATTCCGGGCAAGGTGCGCGGCAAGCTGGCGATCGCCTCGCTCCAGCATGAAGGCTACGGCACCAACCTCTACACCGGCCGCGACGTTTCCGATCGCAAGACCCTGGCGGCGCGCGGCGGGCTCGACTGGCTGGTCTCCGAGGACGTCAAGGTGGCCGTGAGCCTCGACTTCACGCGCGACGACGCCGAGCCCAAGGGCTACCAGCGCCTGGCGGCGAACCCGCTCTGTCCGCTTTTCCTGGGCGCGACCTGCCCGCCGCTCGACGATCGCTGGGACACCCAGAGCGGCCTCGCGCCGGTGAACGGCACCGACTCGATGGGCGCCTCGATGGTCATCTCGTGGGACGTCAACGACGCCTGGCTCTTCAAGTCGATCACCGCCTACCGCGAGTCCGATTCGGAGAACAACATCGATTTCGATACCACTCCGGCGCGCATCACCGACGTCCAGGCCACCTACTACGACAACCAGGTCTCGCAGGAGTTCCAGTTCATCTACGACGCCGGCTCGAAGCTCACCGGCGTCCTGGGTCTCTACTACTTCGACGGCGAGGCGGGCGGCCTGGTGAAGAACATCTTCCTCAACCGGATCTTCGGCACCACCGACGGCAAGACACTCACCGATTCGCTGGCGCTCTTCGGCGAGGGCAGCTACGCCTTCTCCGACCAGTGGACCTTCAACCTCGGCCTGCGGGCGACGCGCGAGACGAAGAACGGCATCGCGTTCAACGCCGGCTACACCAACGACACGTTCACCGTGGTCAATGCGATCACCGCCGACTACGACAAGGAGGAGACCTTCGACTCGATCGCGCCGAAGCTCGGTGTCGACTATCGCTTCAGCGACTCTGCCATGGGCTACTTCACCTTGAGCCGCGGCTTCAAGAGCGGCGGCTTCAACGTCCGCGCGCAGTCGACCATCTTCCCCGAGTCGGCCGAGCCGTTCGACGACGAGGTGCTGACGGTCGGCGAGCTCGGCCTGAAGTCGACCCTCGCGGGCGGCCAGTTGGTGATGAACTCAGCCATCTTCTACGGCACCTACGAGGACGTGCAGGTCTCCACCTTCACCGCCTACGACTCGAACGGCGATGGCACCGAGGACGCCTTCTTCGGCAACTTCCTGAACGCCGGCAACGCCACCATGAAGGGCGTCGAGGTCGAGTTCGACTTCTCGAGTCACAGCGTCGAGTGGTTCGGCCTCAACGGCTTCGTGAGCTACCTCGACCTCACCCCGGACGAGTTCCTCGACGAGAACAACGACGGCTTCGTCGACACCCAGGTGATCACCAACGCCCCCGAGTTCACCGGCGGGTTGCACGTGAACTTCGACTTCCCGGCGTTCGGCGGCCTGTTGACCGCGAGCGTCGGCGGCGCCTACCGCGACGACGCCATTCTCACCAACGAGGGCGGACCGTATCCGGGGCGTCCGGGCCAGCCGCTGCTGCCGATCTCCCAGCCGGCCTACGAGCTCTACGACGCCTGGGTCTCCTGGCTCTCGCCCAACGCCAACTGGCGCCTGGCACTGAACGGCAAGAACCTGACGGACGAGGAGTACCTGACCAACGGCTACAACATCCCGTCGCTCGGCATCCTGACGGGCTCGTACGGCGCCCCGCGGACCTTCATGGCCACGGTCGAGTTCCGGTTCTTCTAG